The following nucleotide sequence is from Paenibacillus andongensis.
CGCCTTCGTTTGTCCACGATAAGCATTCGGCACAAACCCCGTATGCGCTTTAAACAGCTTACCGAAATAGTTCTTATTCTCGTAGCCCAGCATATCCGAAATTTGTTCGACGTTTTTGTCTGTGATTTCCAAGAGCTCCTTCGCTTTTTCCATCTTTAGCCGTGTGACGTATTCGATGAAATTCTCCCCAGTTTCCCGTTTGAACAATCGGCTTAAATAGCTTGGATGCAAATGAAGATGGGTGGCAGCATCTTCGAGGGATATTTTCATATGCAGATGATTATATACAAAGCGTTGACACTCCAGAATTTCACGGTTGTGTGACTCGCGATATACCTGGCCTGCCCATTGAATGGCCTGTTGAAGGTAATCCTTGAGCCATAGCTCAAGCTCACGGAGGGATGACAATTCATGAACATCATGATGCAAGAGCTCCGAGGAAAAGGTCGATTGGTAATGCTGCAGCGACTTGAGCCGCATCCGTACGTCGAGAATCATCTTCAGCAGCCATTCCTTTACTTCCATCGGACGAAACCGGTTATACTGGATAAAATCGATCCACTTCGAGACAAACACGTCAATCATATCGAGTCGCTCATCAAAAACGACACTCCGAAACTCATCTAGGGCTTCGGAGTAATGTGCTAGCAGCAACCCTCCGTCCCCGAATCCATCTCTGACATGACCCAATTTGATAACCGATGACTCCGGCAAATAAAATCGCAAATTCTTCCCTTCGACCATTCGAATCAATTGATCTTTTAAAGACCTCGCATCTTTGACTGGGCTTCCCGTTAGAAAGGTGAATGAAAGCTTCGTGTATTGCTGCAAGCTGCTTTGCAGCTGCCTTAGTGTCTGCTCCACCTT
It contains:
- a CDS encoding response regulator transcription factor, whose translation is MYSVIIVDDDLPVLEFLKASIQWAELGFALTGAFENPLDALEAGRQEKTDVLISDIGMPGMNGLELIGHLREVHPHVKAVILSCHDDFHYAQTAMKLSVSEYILKETMNVGNISELLGRLKEQLDAEVQVLSKSRKLEKEAYQHRGASKRQFIRSTVNEPLFDAEDWTLKAEGFGIRLGKHGVLPVFGYANRVKEADNRFQSKDLFEYTIQNIVEELLVDQKETALFTYDTGEFVLLFPHYSELHVNNSQKVEQTLRQLQSSLQQYTKLSFTFLTGSPVKDARSLKDQLIRMVEGKNLRFYLPESSVIKLGHVRDGFGDGGLLLAHYSEALDEFRSVVFDERLDMIDVFVSKWIDFIQYNRFRPMEVKEWLLKMILDVRMRLKSLQHYQSTFSSELLHHDVHELSSLRELELWLKDYLQQAIQWAGQVYRESHNREILECQRFVYNHLHMKISLEDAATHLHLHPSYLSRLFKRETGENFIEYVTRLKMEKAKELLEITDKNVEQISDMLGYENKNYFGKLFKAHTGFVPNAYRGQTKANQSS